A region from the Catharus ustulatus isolate bCatUst1 chromosome W, bCatUst1.pri.v2, whole genome shotgun sequence genome encodes:
- the LOC117005072 gene encoding nuclear factor interleukin-3-regulated protein-like isoform X2 has product MQTLKKEHGPVDTSSNGEKIMVLKSTLAEVSEELSANVAMLLTEASGKSKSSACRRKREFIPDEKKDAMYWEKRRKNNEAAKRSREKRRLNDLVLESKLIALGEENTTLKAELLSLKLKFGLITSAAYAQEIQKLGSATTAYFQDYQSPKSNINSFVDEHEPSIVCSSYISVIKHSPQNSMSDMSEISSLEHTQSSCMRNNCRSPENKFQIIKQEPVELERETRDDRSSQKASVYPHYMGTTFNMYSHSPSLFQVNRFSSNSPRTSETDDNAVGKSSNGEDEQQVPKGPIHSPAEHKNIRATVKVPEVNSSALPHKLRIKANAMQVKVEAVDNEYDTAQKLSSPIDMSSIRHAELEKHTAQNLVHSSLTPFSVQVTNIQDWSFKPELWHQKELNVRIQSGCKAEIVGLKDSIFSHSESKKLYLKQGMANLSAEVAFLKRIITTQQISASDSG; this is encoded by the coding sequence ATGCAGACCCTTAAAAAGGAACATGGACCTGTTGACACAAGtagcaatggggaaaaaattatggTACTTAAATCTACTTTAGCAGAAGTGTCTGAAGAATTGTCTGCAAATGTAGCGATGCTACTCACTGAAGCTAGTGGAAAAAGCAAATCTTCAGCTTGCCGGAGAAAGCGAGAATTCATTCCAGATGAAAAGAAAGATGCTATGTATTGGGAGAAAAGGCGGAAAAATAATGAAGCTGCTAAAAGATCTCGTGAAAAACGGCGACTGAATGACCTTGTTTTAGAGAGCAAACTAATCGCATTGGGAGAAGAGAATACTACTttgaaggcagagctgctttcttTGAAACTGAAGTTTGGTTTAATTACTTCTGCAGCCTATGCCCAAGAGATACAGAAACTTGGTAGTGCAACAACTGCATATTTTCAAGATTATCAAAGTCCCAAATCAAATATTAACTCATTTGTGGATGAACATGAACCATCTATAGTTTGTAGCAGTTATATTTCTGTCATTAAACATTCTCCTCAAAACTCTATGTCTGATATGTCTGAAATATCATCACTAGAGCATACTCAATCAAGTTGTATGCGAAACAACTGCAGAAGTCCTGAAAATAAGTTCCAGATTATAAAACAAGAGCCTGTGGAATTAGAGAGAGAGACAAGAGATGACAGAAGTTCACAGAAAGCATCTGTATATCCGCACTACATGGGAACTACCTTTAACATGTACTCACATTCTCCTTCTCTGTTCCAAGTCAATAGGTTCTCAAGTAATTCCCCCAGAACTTCAGAAACAGATGATAATGCAGTTGGAAAGTCATCTAATGGTGAAGATGAACAACAGGTTCCTAAGGGTCCAATCCATTCCCCAGCTGAACATAAAAATATTCGTGCAACAGTTAAAGTTCCAGAAGTGAATTCTTCAGCTTTGCCTCACAAGCTTCGAATTAAAGCCAATGCCATGCAAGTTAAGGTGGAAGCAGTAGATAATGAGTATGATACTGCACAGAAACTATCATCGCCTATTGATATGTCATCAATAAGACATGCTGAGCTTGAAAAACACACTGCACAAAACTTGGTGCATTCTTCTCTCACTCCTTTCTCAGTTCAAGTGACTAATATCCAAGACTGGTCTTTCAAACCAGAACTCTGGCATCAAAAGGAACTAAATGTAAGAATTCAGAGTGGTTGCAAAGCTGAAATAGTTGGACTAAAAGACAGTATCTTCAGTCACTCTGAGTCAAAGAAGCTGTATTTGAAGCAGGGCATGGCAAACTTATCTGCAGAGGTTGCTTTCCTTAAAAGAATTATAACTACACAACAAATCTCAGCATCAGACTCTGGTTAA
- the LOC117005072 gene encoding nuclear factor interleukin-3-regulated protein-like isoform X1, whose translation MKQKEGYACIFKVLKVYYEKYWGNSLLCCSLYIYYKLFLIQLIKMQTLKKEHGPVDTSSNGEKIMVLKSTLAEVSEELSANVAMLLTEASGKSKSSACRRKREFIPDEKKDAMYWEKRRKNNEAAKRSREKRRLNDLVLESKLIALGEENTTLKAELLSLKLKFGLITSAAYAQEIQKLGSATTAYFQDYQSPKSNINSFVDEHEPSIVCSSYISVIKHSPQNSMSDMSEISSLEHTQSSCMRNNCRSPENKFQIIKQEPVELERETRDDRSSQKASVYPHYMGTTFNMYSHSPSLFQVNRFSSNSPRTSETDDNAVGKSSNGEDEQQVPKGPIHSPAEHKNIRATVKVPEVNSSALPHKLRIKANAMQVKVEAVDNEYDTAQKLSSPIDMSSIRHAELEKHTAQNLVHSSLTPFSVQVTNIQDWSFKPELWHQKELNVRIQSGCKAEIVGLKDSIFSHSESKKLYLKQGMANLSAEVAFLKRIITTQQISASDSG comes from the coding sequence atgaaacaaaaggaaggaTATGCGTGCATTTTTAAAGTACTGAAGGTGTATTATGAGAAGTACTGGGGAAATAGTTTGCTCTGTTGCTCATTGTATATCTATTACAAATTGTTTCTGATACAGCTGATAAAAATGCAGACCCTTAAAAAGGAACATGGACCTGTTGACACAAGtagcaatggggaaaaaattatggTACTTAAATCTACTTTAGCAGAAGTGTCTGAAGAATTGTCTGCAAATGTAGCGATGCTACTCACTGAAGCTAGTGGAAAAAGCAAATCTTCAGCTTGCCGGAGAAAGCGAGAATTCATTCCAGATGAAAAGAAAGATGCTATGTATTGGGAGAAAAGGCGGAAAAATAATGAAGCTGCTAAAAGATCTCGTGAAAAACGGCGACTGAATGACCTTGTTTTAGAGAGCAAACTAATCGCATTGGGAGAAGAGAATACTACTttgaaggcagagctgctttcttTGAAACTGAAGTTTGGTTTAATTACTTCTGCAGCCTATGCCCAAGAGATACAGAAACTTGGTAGTGCAACAACTGCATATTTTCAAGATTATCAAAGTCCCAAATCAAATATTAACTCATTTGTGGATGAACATGAACCATCTATAGTTTGTAGCAGTTATATTTCTGTCATTAAACATTCTCCTCAAAACTCTATGTCTGATATGTCTGAAATATCATCACTAGAGCATACTCAATCAAGTTGTATGCGAAACAACTGCAGAAGTCCTGAAAATAAGTTCCAGATTATAAAACAAGAGCCTGTGGAATTAGAGAGAGAGACAAGAGATGACAGAAGTTCACAGAAAGCATCTGTATATCCGCACTACATGGGAACTACCTTTAACATGTACTCACATTCTCCTTCTCTGTTCCAAGTCAATAGGTTCTCAAGTAATTCCCCCAGAACTTCAGAAACAGATGATAATGCAGTTGGAAAGTCATCTAATGGTGAAGATGAACAACAGGTTCCTAAGGGTCCAATCCATTCCCCAGCTGAACATAAAAATATTCGTGCAACAGTTAAAGTTCCAGAAGTGAATTCTTCAGCTTTGCCTCACAAGCTTCGAATTAAAGCCAATGCCATGCAAGTTAAGGTGGAAGCAGTAGATAATGAGTATGATACTGCACAGAAACTATCATCGCCTATTGATATGTCATCAATAAGACATGCTGAGCTTGAAAAACACACTGCACAAAACTTGGTGCATTCTTCTCTCACTCCTTTCTCAGTTCAAGTGACTAATATCCAAGACTGGTCTTTCAAACCAGAACTCTGGCATCAAAAGGAACTAAATGTAAGAATTCAGAGTGGTTGCAAAGCTGAAATAGTTGGACTAAAAGACAGTATCTTCAGTCACTCTGAGTCAAAGAAGCTGTATTTGAAGCAGGGCATGGCAAACTTATCTGCAGAGGTTGCTTTCCTTAAAAGAATTATAACTACACAACAAATCTCAGCATCAGACTCTGGTTAA